The following proteins are co-located in the Desulfoscipio sp. XC116 genome:
- a CDS encoding DEAD/DEAH box helicase, with protein sequence MFDISDATIKHLASNSLVFAKGLKYYHENRVVKMEINEHDLCISAVVLGSDRYEVEVCFAPNGELIHMYCDCPAFYQYEGGCKHIVAVLKAGQRGSSVTVGSKKTKTGTNAKKIGQSDPRAESILNYFEYNLHDQTRIPVYTEATVEISLQRVDGRMEAVPALSLRMGENKSYVVKSIKKLFEALDNGTSVVFGKNFTFDPARHFFKPEDKPLIDFLRSIYEVEKTIHDNMWWYVNRKINHGSVFSGKTIILTQATAKKLLDLLPSEKFNLKLPDSEYKNIQVLEQDLPLQFLLDKSGAQLELQLRAAGYLPLIKTGEYVFFNGEIYKVSKLQAKYFAPLADAFAQSARGIRLTAQQGERFVTQVLPTLKKIGQVQISPAVQDSFFETELKTEIYLDRKDEAVTARVDFEYGPIKINPFANDNDRLTGDRILIRDLDSEGAILNLLERAEFRTVNGSLYLKDEEMIYEFVYHVLPELQDLADVYYSERFRNMRVRDKAAFSGGVRLNEESDMLDFSFQLDDIDMNEIGNIFQSLREKKKYYRLRDGSFLPLDTEDNQLYQLANMLDSLNISGRDLQKKVLSIPKSRAIYIDRCLRESNMQVERNQAFKQLVQSISEPQDMDFVLPGGINGVPREYQRTGFKWLKTLAMYGLGGILADDMGLGKTFQAIAFVLSERERVQAPSMVVAPTSVVYNWQDEVGKFAPGLKVVVVSGSLKERENLLAEAKNADLVVTSYALLRRDVELYADFNFGYCFLDEAQHIKNPNSINAKSVKTIKARSCFALTGTPIENGLTELWSIFDFVMPGYLLNHQKFVKKYERPVVKNQDEKALRILQKQIAPFILRRMKTEVLQELPPKIESKVLADLTTEQKKIYVSYLHQARQEVNTVLANGGFEKSQIKILALLTRLRQICCHPATFLDNYDGDSGKLIYLKEFLKDAVNSGHRVLLFSQFVAMLAIIRKLMDGEQINYFYLDGSSKAEERGQMVRAFNRGKGDAFLISLKAGGTGLNLTGADMVIHYDPWWNPAVEEQATDRAYRIGQKNSVQVISLITRGTIEEKIYALQQKKKAMIESVIKPGETMLAKMTEQEVRELFDM encoded by the coding sequence ATGTTTGATATTAGTGACGCCACTATAAAACATCTGGCTTCTAACAGCCTGGTTTTTGCAAAGGGGTTAAAATATTACCATGAAAACCGGGTAGTGAAAATGGAAATAAATGAGCATGATTTGTGCATTTCAGCTGTGGTACTGGGCAGTGACCGATATGAAGTTGAGGTATGTTTTGCGCCAAACGGGGAATTGATTCATATGTACTGTGATTGTCCTGCCTTTTACCAGTACGAGGGGGGCTGTAAGCATATCGTAGCCGTGCTGAAGGCCGGTCAGCGCGGATCCAGTGTCACTGTGGGAAGCAAAAAAACTAAAACCGGAACTAATGCTAAAAAAATCGGCCAAAGCGATCCCCGGGCAGAAAGCATTTTAAATTATTTTGAATATAACTTGCATGACCAGACTCGGATACCTGTTTATACGGAAGCCACTGTCGAAATATCGCTTCAAAGAGTGGATGGCCGAATGGAGGCCGTTCCCGCTCTTTCTCTGCGCATGGGTGAAAATAAATCTTATGTCGTGAAGAGCATAAAAAAGCTGTTTGAGGCTTTGGATAACGGGACAAGTGTGGTTTTTGGCAAGAATTTTACCTTTGATCCCGCAAGGCATTTTTTTAAGCCTGAGGACAAACCGTTGATCGATTTTCTGCGGTCAATATATGAAGTGGAGAAAACCATTCATGATAATATGTGGTGGTACGTAAACAGAAAAATAAATCATGGCAGTGTATTTAGCGGTAAAACAATTATTTTAACCCAGGCGACGGCTAAAAAATTGCTTGATCTCTTGCCATCGGAAAAGTTTAATTTAAAATTGCCTGATAGTGAATATAAAAATATACAGGTGCTGGAACAGGATTTACCTCTGCAGTTTTTACTGGATAAAAGCGGTGCACAGCTTGAATTGCAACTCAGAGCGGCAGGCTATCTGCCGCTGATTAAGACGGGGGAATATGTTTTTTTTAATGGTGAAATATACAAGGTTTCCAAGTTGCAGGCAAAATACTTTGCTCCTCTTGCCGATGCCTTTGCTCAATCTGCAAGAGGCATCCGGTTAACAGCTCAACAAGGGGAGCGTTTTGTAACCCAAGTTTTACCGACCCTCAAAAAAATCGGGCAAGTGCAAATTTCGCCCGCTGTACAAGACAGCTTTTTTGAAACCGAATTAAAGACAGAAATCTACCTGGATAGAAAAGATGAGGCTGTTACGGCCAGGGTTGATTTTGAATACGGACCGATTAAGATTAATCCGTTCGCCAATGATAATGACAGGCTAACGGGAGATAGAATACTGATACGGGATTTGGATAGTGAGGGGGCTATATTAAATCTTTTAGAACGGGCCGAGTTTAGAACGGTTAACGGTAGCTTATACCTCAAGGATGAGGAAATGATATATGAATTTGTATATCATGTATTGCCGGAATTGCAGGACCTGGCGGATGTTTACTACAGCGAAAGATTCCGCAATATGCGGGTCAGAGATAAGGCGGCCTTTAGCGGTGGAGTGCGCTTGAACGAAGAAAGCGACATGCTGGATTTTTCCTTTCAGCTGGATGATATTGACATGAATGAGATAGGTAATATATTTCAGTCGCTGCGGGAAAAGAAAAAATATTATCGCTTGCGGGACGGCTCGTTTTTACCACTGGATACCGAAGACAATCAATTATACCAGTTGGCCAATATGCTGGACTCTTTGAATATCTCCGGGCGGGACTTGCAGAAAAAAGTGCTCAGCATTCCCAAATCCAGAGCAATATACATTGATCGCTGTTTAAGGGAATCAAATATGCAAGTGGAAAGAAATCAGGCCTTCAAACAGCTGGTGCAAAGTATCAGCGAACCGCAGGATATGGATTTCGTGTTGCCCGGAGGTATTAACGGGGTGCCGCGGGAGTACCAGCGCACGGGTTTTAAATGGTTGAAAACGCTGGCTATGTACGGGTTGGGCGGTATTCTGGCGGATGACATGGGACTGGGTAAAACGTTTCAGGCCATTGCATTTGTGCTGTCTGAAAGGGAACGGGTACAGGCACCGTCAATGGTGGTGGCTCCTACTTCCGTGGTCTATAATTGGCAGGATGAAGTCGGTAAATTTGCCCCCGGCTTAAAAGTTGTAGTGGTTTCAGGCAGCTTAAAAGAAAGGGAGAACCTGCTGGCGGAGGCTAAAAATGCGGACCTGGTGGTTACCTCATATGCGTTGCTGCGGCGGGATGTGGAATTGTATGCGGATTTTAATTTCGGCTATTGTTTTCTGGATGAAGCGCAGCACATTAAGAATCCCAATTCAATAAACGCCAAGTCGGTCAAAACAATCAAAGCCAGGAGTTGCTTTGCTTTAACCGGCACTCCCATTGAAAACGGTTTGACGGAGCTATGGTCTATTTTTGATTTCGTCATGCCCGGCTATCTGCTTAATCATCAAAAGTTTGTAAAGAAATATGAACGGCCTGTCGTCAAAAATCAAGACGAAAAGGCGCTTAGAATACTGCAGAAACAAATTGCCCCGTTTATCCTGAGAAGGATGAAAACCGAAGTTCTGCAGGAACTGCCGCCCAAGATTGAAAGCAAAGTGCTGGCTGATTTAACCACCGAGCAAAAGAAAATATACGTTTCTTATCTGCACCAGGCCAGACAAGAGGTAAATACAGTGCTGGCAAACGGCGGATTTGAAAAAAGTCAAATTAAGATTTTGGCGTTATTAACCAGACTGCGCCAAATTTGCTGCCACCCGGCTACCTTTTTAGATAATTATGACGGTGACAGCGGCAAGCTAATCTATTTAAAGGAATTTTTAAAGGATGCCGTCAACAGCGGTCACCGGGTTTTGCTTTTTTCACAATTCGTTGCTATGCTGGCTATTATTCGTAAACTGATGGATGGTGAGCAAATAAATTATTTTTACCTGGACGGTTCCAGCAAAGCGGAAGAAAGGGGGCAAATGGTGCGGGCCTTTAACAGGGGTAAGGGAGATGCTTTTTTGATCTCCTTAAAGGCCGGGGGTACGGGACTGAATTTAACCGGTGCCGACATGGTTATTCACTATGACCCCTGGTGGAATCCTGCCGTGGAGGAGCAGGCCACCGACCGGGCTTACCGCATTGGTCAAAAAAACTCGGTGCAGGTGATCAGCCTGATTACCAGGGGCACTATTGAAGAAAAAATATACGCGCTGCAGCAAAAGAAAAAAGCCATGATAGAGTCAGTGATTAAACCCGGGGAAACCATGCTTGCCAAAATGACGGAGCAAGAGGTAAGAGAACTGTTTGACATGTGA
- a CDS encoding YigZ family protein → MKNNMLTIAKPAQAEIIIKKSRFIASACPVENERDAINFVSQIRKEHSQANHNVYAYVINEQSLRCSDDGEPAGTAGKPVLEVIRHKGLSGIALVVTRYFGGILLGAGGLVRAYKETAVQGIEAAGIVERTLYREINITMDYTWLGTIKREMENNGGRQVNISYAQRVHLQAYLLSDKINVMIKRLQDLTAAQIEIVPGEYLYL, encoded by the coding sequence ATGAAAAATAATATGCTCACTATAGCAAAGCCGGCGCAAGCGGAAATCATAATTAAAAAGTCGCGCTTTATTGCTTCAGCCTGCCCGGTTGAAAATGAGCGGGATGCGATAAACTTTGTTAGTCAAATAAGAAAAGAGCATAGCCAGGCCAACCATAACGTTTATGCCTATGTAATCAATGAGCAAAGTTTGCGCTGCAGTGATGACGGAGAGCCCGCCGGCACAGCGGGAAAGCCGGTGCTGGAGGTTATCAGGCATAAGGGCTTGTCCGGCATAGCGCTGGTGGTTACGAGATATTTCGGCGGCATATTGCTTGGAGCCGGTGGCTTGGTCCGGGCCTATAAGGAAACCGCCGTGCAAGGGATAGAAGCTGCCGGCATTGTGGAAAGAACGTTGTACCGGGAAATAAATATTACTATGGATTACACGTGGCTGGGGACGATTAAACGCGAGATGGAAAATAACGGCGGGCGGCAAGTTAACATAAGTTATGCACAGCGGGTGCATTTGCAAGCGTACCTGCTGTCTGATAAAATCAATGTAATGATTAAACGCTTGCAGGATTTAACCGCCGCACAGATCGAAATCGTACCGGGTGAATATTTGTATTTGTAA
- a CDS encoding carboxymuconolactone decarboxylase family protein, whose amino-acid sequence MEKGDAMLKQIEQGKNFLQGAMPGIMDKFNSFHDVVFQDGTLSAKEKRLIGLGMALALKCDFCIAVHLKALKALGASLEEVLEVCGVGMLMHGGPGMAYSTLIIKLWKEI is encoded by the coding sequence ATGGAAAAAGGAGACGCCATGCTGAAGCAAATCGAGCAAGGAAAAAATTTTCTGCAGGGAGCCATGCCCGGGATCATGGATAAATTTAATTCTTTTCATGATGTGGTTTTTCAGGACGGTACCCTCTCCGCCAAGGAAAAAAGACTTATTGGTCTGGGTATGGCCCTGGCATTAAAATGCGATTTTTGCATTGCAGTGCACTTAAAGGCGCTAAAGGCGCTGGGAGCCAGCCTGGAGGAAGTACTGGAGGTATGCGGTGTAGGCATGCTCATGCACGGAGGCCCGGGTATGGCTTACAGCACATTGATAATTAAGCTGTGGAAGGAAATATAA
- a CDS encoding DUF2520 domain-containing protein, which produces MSKVSIAIIGAGKVGSALGILLQQKGYDVAAVASRTAESAEQLGRRLNCPVLNNKEAAFRAELVFITTPDRSIAPVAAEIAGSGGFRPGQVVAHTSGAHAAGELHGVREAGACAMSIHPLQSFAEVAAAMENLPGSYFALEGDESALPLARQVVEDLNGKWFTISAADKPIYHAAACIASNYLVSLMHFATGLYAQFGLKPKEAFEALYPLVQGTVANITKAGPTGALTGPVARGDTPTIAGHMKAFRELDPRLQELYSLLGQYTVKVALEKGSINHEQSEELIKVFRSKKTGDSGKP; this is translated from the coding sequence ATGAGCAAGGTATCCATTGCTATTATCGGGGCCGGTAAAGTAGGCTCGGCTCTGGGCATTTTACTGCAACAAAAAGGTTACGATGTGGCCGCAGTGGCCAGTCGTACCGCGGAATCAGCGGAACAGCTGGGCCGCCGGCTTAATTGCCCTGTACTGAATAACAAAGAAGCCGCATTCCGGGCTGAACTGGTTTTTATCACCACCCCCGATCGCAGTATAGCCCCTGTGGCTGCCGAAATTGCCGGATCGGGCGGTTTTCGGCCGGGGCAGGTAGTGGCGCATACCAGCGGTGCCCACGCCGCCGGTGAATTACACGGCGTCCGGGAGGCGGGTGCATGTGCGATGAGCATCCATCCGCTGCAATCCTTTGCGGAAGTGGCAGCCGCTATGGAAAACCTGCCGGGCTCGTACTTTGCCCTGGAAGGCGATGAGAGTGCTTTGCCTCTGGCCCGGCAGGTAGTGGAAGACCTGAACGGCAAGTGGTTTACCATATCCGCCGCCGACAAGCCGATTTATCACGCGGCAGCCTGTATAGCCTCCAATTATCTGGTATCACTGATGCATTTCGCCACCGGTTTATACGCCCAGTTCGGTCTGAAGCCCAAAGAAGCCTTTGAGGCTTTGTATCCACTGGTGCAGGGTACGGTGGCTAATATAACCAAAGCAGGGCCCACGGGCGCGCTGACCGGACCGGTCGCCCGGGGCGACACTCCCACTATTGCCGGACACATGAAAGCATTCCGGGAACTTGACCCCCGGCTGCAAGAGCTGTACAGCCTTTTGGGACAATACACGGTTAAAGTGGCCCTGGAAAAGGGTAGTATAAACCATGAGCAAAGTGAAGAGTTAATTAAAGTATTTAGGTCAAAGAAGACGGGAGATTCCGGAAAGCCATAG
- a CDS encoding acetyl-CoA hydrolase/transferase C-terminal domain-containing protein, translated as MSLDLSREMYYSYAEKKKLIFYPRIQKNLRELYKRKLVAAQEAVQVIKSGDNIVLAFGCGEPPALLEAMARRHHELEEVKVHQMLPIREANYLNPEMAKSFRHVSWFTSGPNRQAVNEGRADFMPGHFHEYPLFFQKYINVDIFMGTVSPMDDRGYFSFGLSVDYTSTAAAQARVIILEVNPNMPRTRGESLIHISEVDFIVENNDPIPEIPIPATTENDKIIGGYIAELVEDGSTLQLGIGSIPNAVADILQHKKNLGIHTEMVTDGMVDLIESGAVTGSKKTLHAGKIIGTFAAGTRRLYDFISDNPLVELYPVSYVNDPYIIGQNYKMVSINATLQIDLLGQCASESIGPRQYSATGGQTDFARGCLRSPGGKGFVALHSTAKNGKVSKIVPVLQKGAVVSCSKNDVDHVVTEFGVAKLRGKTARERALALIAIAHPDFRTELQAAAHKMELI; from the coding sequence ATGTCTTTAGACCTATCCCGGGAAATGTATTATTCATATGCAGAGAAAAAGAAATTAATATTTTATCCCAGGATACAAAAAAATCTTCGGGAGCTTTATAAACGCAAATTGGTTGCCGCACAAGAAGCCGTACAAGTTATTAAGTCCGGTGATAATATTGTTTTGGCCTTTGGCTGCGGGGAACCGCCGGCTTTGCTTGAGGCTATGGCCAGGCGGCACCATGAACTGGAAGAGGTAAAGGTGCACCAGATGTTGCCGATTAGGGAAGCTAACTATTTGAATCCCGAAATGGCCAAAAGTTTTCGTCATGTTTCCTGGTTTACCAGTGGTCCTAACCGGCAGGCTGTTAACGAAGGGCGAGCCGATTTTATGCCGGGGCACTTTCATGAATATCCGCTGTTTTTTCAGAAATATATTAATGTGGATATTTTTATGGGAACGGTCTCACCCATGGATGACAGGGGTTATTTTAGTTTCGGACTTTCAGTGGACTATACCAGTACTGCGGCGGCTCAGGCCAGGGTAATTATTCTGGAAGTCAATCCGAACATGCCCAGGACCAGAGGAGAAAGTCTAATTCATATCTCGGAAGTGGATTTTATTGTAGAAAACAATGATCCCATACCTGAGATACCCATACCTGCCACAACGGAAAATGACAAAATTATCGGAGGCTATATAGCGGAATTAGTTGAAGATGGCTCCACCTTACAGCTTGGTATAGGCAGTATACCCAATGCCGTGGCTGATATCTTACAGCATAAGAAAAACTTGGGCATACATACGGAAATGGTGACAGACGGCATGGTGGATTTAATTGAAAGCGGAGCGGTAACGGGAAGCAAAAAGACCCTTCACGCAGGGAAAATCATTGGCACTTTTGCCGCCGGCACCAGAAGGTTGTACGACTTTATAAGCGATAATCCCCTGGTGGAGTTGTACCCGGTATCCTATGTTAATGATCCCTATATTATTGGTCAAAATTATAAGATGGTTTCGATAAATGCCACTCTTCAGATAGACTTGCTGGGCCAGTGCGCTTCGGAGAGCATCGGTCCCAGGCAGTACAGCGCTACCGGCGGTCAGACGGATTTTGCCAGGGGATGCCTGCGTTCTCCCGGTGGTAAGGGATTTGTCGCATTGCATAGTACTGCTAAAAACGGTAAAGTTTCTAAAATAGTGCCCGTGCTGCAGAAAGGTGCTGTGGTAAGCTGTTCTAAAAACGATGTGGATCATGTGGTCACTGAATTCGGAGTGGCCAAACTGCGTGGTAAAACAGCCAGGGAAAGGGCACTGGCACTGATAGCGATAGCACATCCCGACTTTCGCACTGAGTTGCAGGCAGCGGCACATAAAATGGAATTAATCTGA
- a CDS encoding sigma 54-interacting transcriptional regulator, translating into MAIARLKLEDIVINLEDIIDSSSNAVLAINCAGVVVYCNQQVEKFLALPIWLIVGRHVEKFFPDTGLLEVMTEGKPQLGCRFILNNETYLSNRNPIIIDGKIAGAVAVFQDVTVIQNIIDTLTTKNEKVRELKETLANVLELSSDGIVAIDKDYKITMVNQAYASFFNKKAQEIIGQNVKKIYNRNPIFAQSMETGETEHGYVTTLNGKEIIANRMPIKKDGQIVGALGTVAFKTISDLYALSQKIQKLRSQRDYYRDELGRTQRTRFTSDQIIGQSPAFSALKETVKRVAKSHSTVLIRGESGTGKELFAHAIHTESGRYRGPFVRVNCAAIPENLLESELFGYREGAFTGAKRGGHIGKFELADKGVIFLDEIGDMPLMMQAKLLRVLQEKEIERLGDTKPRKVDVRVIAATNRNLEEMIVNGEFREDLYYRVNVVTLNIPPLCKRVEDIELLLDYFIKRFNNIFGLKVTGVENEVIQILKNHRWPGNVRELENVVERAFNVIDGSLIHKEHLPLYLYNHQKYKWISREGGLAKMVEDIEREAIIDALQTCGNNKNRAAAMLGISRAGLYKKINRYKI; encoded by the coding sequence ATGGCAATTGCAAGGCTTAAATTAGAAGACATTGTTATTAATTTGGAGGACATAATTGATTCGTCAAGTAATGCGGTGTTGGCCATAAATTGTGCCGGAGTGGTTGTTTACTGCAACCAGCAGGTGGAAAAATTTCTTGCTCTACCGATTTGGCTGATTGTTGGCCGTCATGTGGAAAAGTTTTTTCCCGATACCGGGCTCCTGGAGGTGATGACGGAAGGAAAGCCGCAATTGGGCTGTAGGTTTATACTGAACAATGAAACTTACCTTTCAAATCGCAACCCGATTATCATTGATGGTAAAATCGCAGGGGCCGTGGCTGTATTTCAGGATGTAACCGTAATTCAAAATATTATTGATACGCTGACCACTAAAAATGAAAAAGTTCGTGAACTCAAGGAGACCCTGGCTAATGTTCTGGAATTATCCAGTGATGGCATAGTTGCCATTGACAAAGATTATAAAATTACCATGGTGAACCAGGCTTATGCCAGTTTTTTCAATAAAAAGGCCCAGGAAATTATAGGCCAGAATGTAAAAAAGATTTATAATCGTAATCCCATATTTGCCCAATCAATGGAGACCGGTGAAACCGAGCACGGATATGTTACTACCTTAAATGGCAAGGAGATAATAGCCAACAGAATGCCTATAAAAAAGGACGGGCAAATTGTCGGTGCGCTGGGTACGGTAGCTTTTAAAACAATATCTGATTTGTATGCCCTGTCCCAAAAAATTCAAAAATTGCGCAGTCAGCGTGACTATTACAGGGATGAACTGGGGCGTACACAGCGTACTCGTTTTACCTCCGATCAAATTATTGGGCAAAGCCCTGCGTTCAGTGCCCTAAAAGAGACTGTCAAACGAGTAGCTAAGAGCCATTCCACAGTGCTGATCAGGGGGGAAAGCGGCACGGGCAAGGAACTGTTTGCCCACGCTATTCACACCGAAAGCGGTCGCTACCGTGGGCCTTTTGTTCGGGTGAACTGTGCCGCAATTCCCGAAAACCTTCTTGAATCAGAATTATTTGGTTATAGGGAAGGGGCTTTCACAGGAGCCAAAAGAGGGGGACATATCGGTAAATTTGAGCTGGCCGACAAAGGGGTAATATTTCTGGACGAAATCGGCGATATGCCGCTAATGATGCAGGCCAAACTACTTCGCGTGCTTCAGGAAAAAGAGATTGAACGTCTCGGAGACACCAAGCCGCGCAAGGTGGATGTGCGTGTAATTGCAGCCACCAATCGCAATCTCGAGGAAATGATTGTTAATGGGGAATTTCGCGAGGATCTTTACTACCGGGTTAATGTAGTTACCCTAAATATTCCGCCTCTGTGCAAAAGGGTTGAAGACATTGAATTGTTGCTGGATTATTTTATAAAACGATTTAATAATATATTTGGTCTTAAGGTTACGGGGGTGGAGAACGAGGTTATTCAGATATTAAAAAATCATCGTTGGCCGGGTAATGTTCGGGAACTGGAAAATGTTGTGGAAAGGGCATTTAACGTTATAGACGGTAGTTTAATCCATAAGGAACACCTGCCATTGTATTTATATAACCATCAAAAGTATAAGTGGATAAGTCGCGAAGGCGGGCTGGCCAAGATGGTCGAGGATATTGAAAGGGAAGCCATTATTGATGCTTTGCAGACCTGCGGAAATAATAAGAATCGGGCAGCCGCTATGTTGGGTATATCAAGGGCGGGGCTCTACAAGAAGATAAACCGTTACAAAATATAG
- a CDS encoding FMN-binding glutamate synthase family protein → MLDNNKSNAWPHKILLAGALGYIGYKGAVWLARKAVDRANDSLVHRIMIDPFSENLWEFVSAARKTGLQNIVETNLRGQSGQIIRRPLGSPKKIPDFDGIMFNFAQLHRLPTDEGMPIDTRVTIGPCARRPMQIDMPIMIAGMAYALSLSAKTKIALAKGSKAAGTATNTGEGPFLPGERKAAGKLIIQYNRGKWNKSAEILKQADMIEIYIGQGATGGVGYYIDDKEIDWKIRNMMGLGWGEKGVVHSALPGIKENKDKLRDLVTYLKEITRGVPVGVKMAASKYLEEDLRIACASGVDFLTLDGSNAGSKGTAPILQDDFGLPTLFAVVRAANFLKKHELNNKVSLIVSGGLVTPGDYLKAIALGANAVYIGTIALFAMSHTQVLKPFPWEPPPELIWYRGKYQSKLNVEKGAKTLANYLISCNKEIKDAVKALGKSNISEVDKSDLFALDHLTAEVADIPLGYKEIRWTN, encoded by the coding sequence ATGCTTGATAATAATAAAAGTAATGCTTGGCCGCATAAGATACTTCTTGCCGGCGCCTTGGGATATATAGGCTATAAGGGAGCCGTTTGGCTTGCCAGAAAGGCTGTCGACAGGGCTAACGATAGTTTAGTGCATAGAATAATGATAGATCCATTTTCTGAAAATCTTTGGGAATTTGTTTCGGCAGCCCGTAAAACCGGACTGCAAAACATTGTCGAGACCAATTTAAGGGGCCAGTCGGGCCAAATAATCAGACGTCCTTTGGGAAGTCCTAAAAAGATACCCGATTTTGACGGTATTATGTTTAACTTTGCCCAGTTACATCGATTGCCCACTGATGAAGGAATGCCCATAGATACCAGGGTGACTATCGGACCCTGTGCCCGGAGACCTATGCAAATAGATATGCCCATCATGATTGCCGGGATGGCTTATGCTCTGTCACTGTCCGCCAAGACCAAAATAGCATTGGCTAAAGGGAGCAAAGCGGCCGGTACTGCCACTAATACCGGCGAAGGACCCTTTTTGCCGGGGGAAAGGAAAGCCGCGGGCAAGCTTATCATTCAATATAACAGAGGTAAGTGGAATAAATCCGCCGAGATTCTAAAACAGGCGGATATGATTGAAATCTATATTGGACAGGGAGCAACCGGAGGGGTTGGATATTACATTGACGATAAAGAAATCGACTGGAAAATAAGAAATATGATGGGCCTGGGATGGGGGGAAAAGGGGGTGGTTCATTCTGCTCTCCCCGGAATAAAAGAAAATAAAGATAAATTGAGGGACCTGGTAACGTACCTTAAAGAAATTACCCGGGGGGTGCCGGTTGGAGTAAAAATGGCGGCAAGTAAGTACTTGGAAGAGGATCTTCGTATAGCCTGTGCATCCGGTGTGGATTTCTTGACACTTGACGGCAGCAATGCGGGTTCTAAAGGGACAGCGCCAATACTGCAGGATGACTTTGGGCTGCCAACTTTATTCGCTGTGGTTAGAGCTGCTAATTTTCTTAAAAAGCACGAATTAAACAATAAAGTAAGTCTGATAGTCTCCGGCGGCTTGGTAACCCCGGGCGATTATCTTAAAGCTATTGCTCTAGGGGCGAATGCCGTATATATCGGCACTATTGCTTTATTTGCCATGAGTCACACCCAGGTTTTAAAGCCGTTCCCCTGGGAACCGCCTCCGGAATTAATCTGGTACAGGGGAAAATATCAAAGTAAGTTAAATGTAGAAAAGGGTGCCAAAACCCTGGCTAATTATCTTATCTCCTGTAACAAAGAAATAAAAGATGCAGTGAAAGCCTTGGGTAAAAGTAATATTAGTGAGGTTGATAAAAGTGATTTATTCGCTCTGGATCATTTGACAGCGGAGGTTGCGGATATACCTTTAGGTTATAAGGAAATACGTTGGACAAATTAA
- a CDS encoding radical SAM protein has protein sequence MHTKLLADCILCPRNCHVDRAHGQKGYCGATAELVVARAALHMWEEPCISGKNGSGTVFFSGCSMGCVYCQNYNVAKGLAGKKIAVDRLADIFIELQRQQANNINLVTPSHYVPQIVEAITLARGKGLYLPIVYNCGGYEKAETLKLLEGYIDIYLPDFKYMSKEISQKYSNAGDYFDYASEAIKEMVRQIGEPAFNEDGVMIRGVLVRHLTLPGYLKDSKKVVKYLYETFGNTIFISIMNQYTPLSNVERYLEINRKVTDKEYNELVNYAICIGVENGFIQDGETALESFIPEFDEEGV, from the coding sequence ATGCATACAAAATTATTAGCAGACTGTATATTATGCCCGAGGAATTGTCATGTAGACCGTGCGCATGGACAGAAGGGATACTGCGGAGCAACAGCAGAATTGGTGGTTGCAAGAGCTGCGCTGCATATGTGGGAGGAGCCTTGCATTTCCGGTAAAAATGGATCGGGGACCGTGTTTTTCTCCGGATGTTCCATGGGTTGTGTATATTGTCAAAATTATAACGTTGCCAAAGGACTGGCGGGTAAGAAAATAGCGGTAGATCGGCTGGCGGATATTTTTATCGAGCTTCAGAGGCAACAGGCAAACAATATTAATTTAGTCACCCCAAGCCATTACGTGCCGCAGATTGTTGAAGCCATAACCCTGGCAAGGGGAAAAGGGCTTTATTTACCGATTGTTTATAATTGCGGCGGATACGAAAAGGCGGAGACATTGAAACTGCTGGAGGGCTATATAGATATTTATCTTCCGGATTTTAAATATATGTCGAAAGAGATCTCCCAAAAATATTCCAATGCCGGAGATTATTTTGATTATGCCTCCGAAGCAATCAAGGAAATGGTGCGTCAAATAGGTGAGCCTGCTTTTAATGAGGATGGGGTAATGATAAGAGGTGTGCTTGTCAGACATTTAACGCTGCCGGGGTATCTAAAAGATTCAAAGAAAGTTGTAAAATATTTGTATGAAACCTTTGGAAACACAATTTTTATCAGTATTATGAATCAGTACACACCGTTATCAAATGTAGAGCGGTATCTGGAAATTAATCGGAAAGTAACTGATAAAGAATATAATGAATTGGTAAACTATGCTATCTGCATAGGTGTAGAGAATGGTTTTATTCAAGATGGAGAAACGGCATTAGAAAGCTTTATCCCTGAATTTGACGAAGAGGGAGTATAG